Genomic DNA from Streptomyces sp. AM 2-1-1:
GCGCGCCTGGACCAGCCACGCGTCCAGGGAGGTGCGGAGCGGCGAGTCGGGACCCGACTGCGGCCGGGCGAGGTTGCGGGTGACGAAGGTGCCCGCACCCTGGCGCACCTCGGCGAAACCGAGGCGCTCCAGCTCCCGGTACGCCTTGAGGGTCGTGTTGGGGTTGACCTTGGTGGCGGCGGCCACCTGGGCGGCCGTGGGCAGCTTGTCCCCCTCCTGGAGGGCGCCCATCCGCAGGGCCTGCTCGACCTGGTGGACGATCTGCAGGTAGGTGGCGATGCCGCTGCGCCGGTCGATGCGGAACACGACCACTGATCTTCACCTTCCGCTCGACTGAGGAGACTTTACGGACCGGGGGAGGGTGCCGTCACAGGGGGCGCCGCGCGACGCGCCACACGACGCACACCGTCAGCAGGGCCGTGGCGGCGAGCAGGATGCCGGCGCCGGTCCACTGCATGCCGGGCATCTGGTCGTAGGCGAGGTACTCGACGACGTTGTCGACGATGCCCTTCTCCTTGAGGCAGGCGTTCCGCGCGGCCTCGGTCGCCTCGGCGCAGGTGCCCCATCCGTAGAGCGTGCCGTCCGCGCCGCCGACCCAGTTGTCGAGCTGCTGGACGTCCTGGTAGCGGGCGGGGAACTCGCCGTTCAGCGGGTAGGTGAACCGGTGGCTGGTGCCCAGGCTGTTGCGGAACTCACCCCAGACGACGTTCGCGACGACGGAGAAGGCGAGCGTCACCACCATGGAGAGCATCACGCGGCGCAGCAGGGTTCCGATCGTGATGCCGGCCGCCGTGAGGAAGAGGCAGAACGCGGGCAGTACCGGGCCGGTGTTGTCGAAGACCGACGCGTCGAGCCAGGTGGCCGGGAAGACCGAGCGGTACGGCCGCCACCACCAGGTGTGGAGGAGCGAGAGCACGAGGCCGGTGGTGAGCGCGAGGCCGTACCCCAGCGACAGCTTGGCGATGAGCCAGCGGTGGCGCGGTACCGACTGGGTGGTGACGAGCTGGGCCGTGCCCTGCTCCTGGTCGGAGGCGATCAGCGGAGCGCCCACGAAGACGCCGAGGAGCACCGGCAGGGCGCCGAGGGCGAGTACGAGGTAGCTGTAGCGCTGCCCGAGCTGGAGCTGACTCGGCAGGTCCTTCCCGGGCCAGCCCGCCGCGTGCAGGGTGTCGGCCATCTCCCCGCGCAGGTAGAGGATCCCGGCCGCGCCGAGGGCCACCAGTGCGAGCACGCCGTACAGCGTCGACCGGTGCTGACGCACCACGAGCCAGGCCGTTCCGCGCAGCGGACCGCGCCGCACGGTCCCCGGCCCCGTGGCGGGGTCGGTCAGGGTGGTGGTCATGATGCGGTGATCCCTTCGGCGTCGGTGCGGGCGTCCGGGGCGAGGAGCGCGGGCGCGTCCGGTGAGCGGAGATGGGCCAGCAGCACCTCCTCCAGGCTCGGTTCACTGATCTGCCAGTCGCCGGTGAGGGGGCCTTCGGGACGTACGAGCGCCTGGAACTGGCGGCCCCGCACCCGGGACTCGATCACGGTGTGGCGGCTCAGCTCCGGGGGCAGGCCGCCGCCCACCGTCAGCCCGGTCACCAGGGAGTGGGCGGGGACGAGCACGTCGGTGTCTCCGGCCATCCGGAGCCGGCCCTCGGACACCACCACCAGGTGGTCGCACATGTCCTCCAGTTCGCCCAGCATGTGGGAGGACATCAGCACCGTGGTGCCGCGCTCGGCGACCTCCGCCATCAGCAGGGTGCTCATCTCGTCGCGGGCGAGCGGGTCGAGGTCCGACATCGGCTCGTCGAGCAGGAGCAGGCCGGGGCGCTTGCCGAAGGCGAGGGCGAAGGCGACCCGGGTGCGCTGGCCGCCGGAGAGCGTGCCGACGCGGGCGTCCAGCGGGACCCGGCCCGAGCGGACGATCCGCTCCGCCGCCGCCATGTCCCAGCCGGGATTGAGTTCGGCGCCCATCCGCAGTGTCTCGGCCACCGTGAACCGCTTGAAGAGCGGCTTGTCCTGGCCGAGGAAGGCGAATCGGGGCATGGCCGCCGCGTCGTCGACCGGGACGCCGAAGAGCTTCAACTCGCCCTCGGTGGGCTTGACCTGTCGGGACGCGAGGCCCAGC
This window encodes:
- a CDS encoding ABC transporter ATP-binding protein yields the protein MEHPNTPSGTTAPWALEARGLGKRYRRGWALRDCSFRLPAGRICGLVGPNGAGKSTLLGLASRQVKPTEGELKLFGVPVDDAAAMPRFAFLGQDKPLFKRFTVAETLRMGAELNPGWDMAAAERIVRSGRVPLDARVGTLSGGQRTRVAFALAFGKRPGLLLLDEPMSDLDPLARDEMSTLLMAEVAERGTTVLMSSHMLGELEDMCDHLVVVSEGRLRMAGDTDVLVPAHSLVTGLTVGGGLPPELSRHTVIESRVRGRQFQALVRPEGPLTGDWQISEPSLEEVLLAHLRSPDAPALLAPDARTDAEGITAS
- a CDS encoding GntR family transcriptional regulator, whose protein sequence is MVVFRIDRRSGIATYLQIVHQVEQALRMGALQEGDKLPTAAQVAAATKVNPNTTLKAYRELERLGFAEVRQGAGTFVTRNLARPQSGPDSPLRTSLDAWLVQARTEGLSGHDVKALFSAAYETAYPRES
- a CDS encoding ABC transporter permease — encoded protein: MTTTLTDPATGPGTVRRGPLRGTAWLVVRQHRSTLYGVLALVALGAAGILYLRGEMADTLHAAGWPGKDLPSQLQLGQRYSYLVLALGALPVLLGVFVGAPLIASDQEQGTAQLVTTQSVPRHRWLIAKLSLGYGLALTTGLVLSLLHTWWWRPYRSVFPATWLDASVFDNTGPVLPAFCLFLTAAGITIGTLLRRVMLSMVVTLAFSVVANVVWGEFRNSLGTSHRFTYPLNGEFPARYQDVQQLDNWVGGADGTLYGWGTCAEATEAARNACLKEKGIVDNVVEYLAYDQMPGMQWTGAGILLAATALLTVCVVWRVARRPL